In one Acipenser ruthenus chromosome 10, fAciRut3.2 maternal haplotype, whole genome shotgun sequence genomic region, the following are encoded:
- the dnajb2 gene encoding dnaJ homolog subfamily B member 2 isoform X4, with translation MVDYYDILGVPRNAPQDDIKKAYRKQALRWHPDKNPDNKEYAEKKFKEIAEAYEVLADKNKRDVYDRHGKDGLTGQTSEPSSADFPGFTFTFRSPEEVFREFFGGRDPFADFFDDFVPFSDMHRSTRGSRPGPRSFFSFPGADFTSFSSMGGSGVGHFRSVSTSTRIVNGKQITTKKVIENGQERIEVEEDGQLKSIRINGVEDEMALALELSQREEQQSALQSQHSFSRGGPTQRSFSSTPFSHWNSSWDEDGEDEDLQLAIANSLSAMEGAGPHGAGTA, from the exons atacCGAAAGCAGGCACTGCGGTGGCACCCTGACAAGAACCCAGACAACAAGGAGTATGCAGAAAAGAAATTCAAGGAGATAGCAGAAGCTTACGAAGTGCTGGCAGACA AGAACAAGAGGGATGTTTATGACAGACATGGAAAGGACGGACTCACAGGACAAA CCAGTGAACCCAGCTCTGCAGACTTCCCTGGGTTCACCTTTACATTCCGCAGTCCAGAGGAAGTCTTCAGAGAGTTTTTCGGGGGTCGGGATCCGTTTGCAGATTTCTTTG ATGATTTCGTCCCCTTCTCCGATATGCACAGAAGCACTAGGGGATCACGACCTGGACCCCGGAGCTTCTTCTCCTTCCCAGGAGCAg ACTTTACTTCATTCTCCTCAATGGGTGGGTCTGGTGTGGGACATTTCCGTTCTGTGTCCACGTCCACCAGGATTGTCAACGGAAAGCAAATCACAACGAAAAA GGTCATCGAGAATGGTCAGGAAAGAATTGAGGTTGAGGAGGATGGGCAGCTAAAATCCATCAGAATAAACG GTGTGGAGGATGAGATGGCTCTGGCGCTGGAGCTCAGCCAGAGAGAAGAGCAGCAGTCAGCCCTCCAGAGCCAGCACTCCTTCTCCCGTGGGGGGCCCACACAAAGGTCCTTCAGCAGCACCCCCTTCAGCCACTGGAACAGCAGCTGGGACGAGGATGGGGAGGATGAAGACCTGCAGCTAGCCATAGCCAACAGCCTCTCTGCCATGGAGGGAGCCGGCCCGCACGGAGCAG GTACGGCCTGA
- the dnajb2 gene encoding dnaJ homolog subfamily B member 2 isoform X2, which yields MVDYYDILGVPRNAPQDDIKKAYRKQALRWHPDKNPDNKEYAEKKFKEIAEAYEVLADKNKRDVYDRHGKDGLTGQTSEPSSADFPGFTFTFRSPEEVFREFFGGRDPFADFFDDFVPFSDMHRSTRGSRPGPRSFFSFPGADFTSFSSMGGSGVGHFRSVSTSTRIVNGKQITTKKVIENGQERIEVEEDGQLKSIRINGVEDEMALALELSQREEQQSALQSQHSFSRGGPTQRSFSSTPFSHWNSSWDEDGEDEDLQLAIANSLSAMEGAGPHGAGVRTVRECTGRGGVRRSESERASTKHQQEGKTEESGGNSGITSTVPEKPAGMGKKGTA from the exons atacCGAAAGCAGGCACTGCGGTGGCACCCTGACAAGAACCCAGACAACAAGGAGTATGCAGAAAAGAAATTCAAGGAGATAGCAGAAGCTTACGAAGTGCTGGCAGACA AGAACAAGAGGGATGTTTATGACAGACATGGAAAGGACGGACTCACAGGACAAA CCAGTGAACCCAGCTCTGCAGACTTCCCTGGGTTCACCTTTACATTCCGCAGTCCAGAGGAAGTCTTCAGAGAGTTTTTCGGGGGTCGGGATCCGTTTGCAGATTTCTTTG ATGATTTCGTCCCCTTCTCCGATATGCACAGAAGCACTAGGGGATCACGACCTGGACCCCGGAGCTTCTTCTCCTTCCCAGGAGCAg ACTTTACTTCATTCTCCTCAATGGGTGGGTCTGGTGTGGGACATTTCCGTTCTGTGTCCACGTCCACCAGGATTGTCAACGGAAAGCAAATCACAACGAAAAA GGTCATCGAGAATGGTCAGGAAAGAATTGAGGTTGAGGAGGATGGGCAGCTAAAATCCATCAGAATAAACG GTGTGGAGGATGAGATGGCTCTGGCGCTGGAGCTCAGCCAGAGAGAAGAGCAGCAGTCAGCCCTCCAGAGCCAGCACTCCTTCTCCCGTGGGGGGCCCACACAAAGGTCCTTCAGCAGCACCCCCTTCAGCCACTGGAACAGCAGCTGGGACGAGGATGGGGAGGATGAAGACCTGCAGCTAGCCATAGCCAACAGCCTCTCTGCCATGGAGGGAGCCGGCCCGCACGGAGCAGGTGTGCGCACAGTGAGGGAGTGTACAGGCAGAGGGGGGGTCAGGAGATCCGAGTCAGAGAGGGCTTCAACTAAACACCAGCAAGAAGGGAAAACAGAGGAGAGTGGTGGGAACAGTGGGATTACAAGCACTGTGCCAGAGAAACCAGCAGGGATGGGTAAGAAGG GTACGGCCTGA
- the dnajb2 gene encoding dnaJ homolog subfamily B member 2 isoform X1, with translation MVDYYDILGVPRNAPQDDIKKAYRKQALRWHPDKNPDNKEYAEKKFKEIAEAYEVLADKNKRDVYDRHGKDGLTGQTSEPSSADFPGFTFTFRSPEEVFREFFGGRDPFADFFDDFVPFSDMHRSTRGSRPGPRSFFSFPGADFTSFSSMGGSGVGHFRSVSTSTRIVNGKQITTKKVIENGQERIEVEEDGQLKSIRINGVEDEMALALELSQREEQQSALQSQHSFSRGGPTQRSFSSTPFSHWNSSWDEDGEDEDLQLAIANSLSAMEGAGPHGAGVRTVRECTGRGGVRRSESERASTKHQQEGKTEESGGNSGITSTVPEKPAGMGKKGKTGDRNQGSSSEGLEGNQGSSPEAQVEGGDCDTEPKKKKKSKCCVC, from the exons atacCGAAAGCAGGCACTGCGGTGGCACCCTGACAAGAACCCAGACAACAAGGAGTATGCAGAAAAGAAATTCAAGGAGATAGCAGAAGCTTACGAAGTGCTGGCAGACA AGAACAAGAGGGATGTTTATGACAGACATGGAAAGGACGGACTCACAGGACAAA CCAGTGAACCCAGCTCTGCAGACTTCCCTGGGTTCACCTTTACATTCCGCAGTCCAGAGGAAGTCTTCAGAGAGTTTTTCGGGGGTCGGGATCCGTTTGCAGATTTCTTTG ATGATTTCGTCCCCTTCTCCGATATGCACAGAAGCACTAGGGGATCACGACCTGGACCCCGGAGCTTCTTCTCCTTCCCAGGAGCAg ACTTTACTTCATTCTCCTCAATGGGTGGGTCTGGTGTGGGACATTTCCGTTCTGTGTCCACGTCCACCAGGATTGTCAACGGAAAGCAAATCACAACGAAAAA GGTCATCGAGAATGGTCAGGAAAGAATTGAGGTTGAGGAGGATGGGCAGCTAAAATCCATCAGAATAAACG GTGTGGAGGATGAGATGGCTCTGGCGCTGGAGCTCAGCCAGAGAGAAGAGCAGCAGTCAGCCCTCCAGAGCCAGCACTCCTTCTCCCGTGGGGGGCCCACACAAAGGTCCTTCAGCAGCACCCCCTTCAGCCACTGGAACAGCAGCTGGGACGAGGATGGGGAGGATGAAGACCTGCAGCTAGCCATAGCCAACAGCCTCTCTGCCATGGAGGGAGCCGGCCCGCACGGAGCAGGTGTGCGCACAGTGAGGGAGTGTACAGGCAGAGGGGGGGTCAGGAGATCCGAGTCAGAGAGGGCTTCAACTAAACACCAGCAAGAAGGGAAAACAGAGGAGAGTGGTGGGAACAGTGGGATTACAAGCACTGTGCCAGAGAAACCAGCAGGGATGGGTAAGAAGGGTAAGACAGGGGATAGAAACCAGGGAAGTAGCTCAGAGGGGCTTGAAGGAAACCAAGGGTCTTCTCCAGAGGCACAGGTGGAGGGAGGTGACTGTGATACAGagccaaagaaaaagaaaaagtcaaaatgttgtgtgtgttaa
- the dnajb2 gene encoding dnaJ homolog subfamily B member 2 isoform X3, with protein sequence MVDYYDILGVPRNAPQDDIKKAYRKQALRWHPDKNPDNKEYAEKKFKEIAEAYEVLADKNKRDVYDRHGKDGLTGQTSEPSSADFPGFTFTFRSPEEVFREFFGGRDPFADFFDDFVPFSDMHRSTRGSRPGPRSFFSFPGADFTSFSSMGGSGVGHFRSVSTSTRIVNGKQITTKKVIENGQERIEVEEDGQLKSIRINGVEDEMALALELSQREEQQSALQSQHSFSRGGPTQRSFSSTPFSHWNSSWDEDGEDEDLQLAIANSLSAMEGAGPHGAGVRTVRECTGRGGVRRSESERASTKHQQEGKTEESGGNSGITSTVPEKPAGMGTA encoded by the exons atacCGAAAGCAGGCACTGCGGTGGCACCCTGACAAGAACCCAGACAACAAGGAGTATGCAGAAAAGAAATTCAAGGAGATAGCAGAAGCTTACGAAGTGCTGGCAGACA AGAACAAGAGGGATGTTTATGACAGACATGGAAAGGACGGACTCACAGGACAAA CCAGTGAACCCAGCTCTGCAGACTTCCCTGGGTTCACCTTTACATTCCGCAGTCCAGAGGAAGTCTTCAGAGAGTTTTTCGGGGGTCGGGATCCGTTTGCAGATTTCTTTG ATGATTTCGTCCCCTTCTCCGATATGCACAGAAGCACTAGGGGATCACGACCTGGACCCCGGAGCTTCTTCTCCTTCCCAGGAGCAg ACTTTACTTCATTCTCCTCAATGGGTGGGTCTGGTGTGGGACATTTCCGTTCTGTGTCCACGTCCACCAGGATTGTCAACGGAAAGCAAATCACAACGAAAAA GGTCATCGAGAATGGTCAGGAAAGAATTGAGGTTGAGGAGGATGGGCAGCTAAAATCCATCAGAATAAACG GTGTGGAGGATGAGATGGCTCTGGCGCTGGAGCTCAGCCAGAGAGAAGAGCAGCAGTCAGCCCTCCAGAGCCAGCACTCCTTCTCCCGTGGGGGGCCCACACAAAGGTCCTTCAGCAGCACCCCCTTCAGCCACTGGAACAGCAGCTGGGACGAGGATGGGGAGGATGAAGACCTGCAGCTAGCCATAGCCAACAGCCTCTCTGCCATGGAGGGAGCCGGCCCGCACGGAGCAGGTGTGCGCACAGTGAGGGAGTGTACAGGCAGAGGGGGGGTCAGGAGATCCGAGTCAGAGAGGGCTTCAACTAAACACCAGCAAGAAGGGAAAACAGAGGAGAGTGGTGGGAACAGTGGGATTACAAGCACTGTGCCAGAGAAACCAGCAGGGATGG GTACGGCCTGA